The Drosophila nasuta strain 15112-1781.00 chromosome 2L, ASM2355853v1, whole genome shotgun sequence genome window below encodes:
- the LOC132783521 gene encoding ras-related protein Rab-5B-like: protein MATTPRSGGSGSGAAQRPNGTSQNKSCQFKLVLLGESAVGKSSLVLRFVKGQFHEYQESTIGAAFLTQTICIEDTVVKFEIWDTAGQERYHSLAPMYYRGAQAAIVVYDIQNQDSFQRAKTWVKELHKQASPNIVIALAGNKADLSNIRVVEFDEAKQYAEENGLLFMETSAKTGMNVNDIFLAIAKKLPKNDNNQGSVIKPNGNEPTQTTNNCCK from the exons atggcaacaacaccACGCAGTGGGGGCTCCGGCTCTGGAGCCGCACAACGCCCCAATGGAACCTCGCAAAATAAAAGTTGCCAATTTAAATTGGTGCTACTTGGCGAATCGGCTGTGGGCAAATCATCGCTGGTGCTGCGCTTCGTCAAGGGCCAGTTTCACGAGTACCAGGAGAGCACGATAGGTGCTGCCTTTCTCACACAAACCATTTGCATAGAGGATACAGTGGTCAAGTTCGAGATCTGGGATACAGCCGGTCAGGAGCG GTATCACAGCTTAGCTCCCATGTATTATAGAGGTGCGCAGGCCGCCATCGTTGTCTACGATATACAGAATCAGGACAGTTTTCAGCGTGCAAAAACTTGGGTCAAAGAACTACATAAACAA GCCTCACCGAACATTGTCATTGCATTGGCTGGCAATAAGGCGGACTTGTCTAACATTCGCGTTGTTGAGTTTGACGAGGCGAAGCAATACGCAGAGGAGAACGGATTGTTGTTCATGGAGACGTCCGCGAAGACGGGCATGAATGTCAATGATATCTTCTTGGCAATTG CCAAGAAACTACCGAAGAACGACAACAATCAGGGATCTGTTATAAAACCAAATGGAAACGAGCCGACTCAAACGACGAACAACTGTTGCAAGTGA
- the LOC132783513 gene encoding uncharacterized protein LOC132783513: MRSMFRPIKKIFTYIQKNASNSTMFGSTTSVNSELEVATTSGKQEEEEQAVAEQQEQEQQPQDEDDIERQIKTSIIDASKVHAAAAAKAKLMVPLQLDDELADFAHEPLTDDDEVHQHVVHEDDEELDEQYLELDSFPNNEIIVISDNELNSSLASDNISEDPLAIDEFTQQQPEDEEEGIENNGELLWLKLDTPMPMTSDGNHIDGHTMVLPEAPGEGNATPKTPVKTKEDELRSDGGSDSGLGSENDRLNNTATTIASASTPVVATTAVKPLRSNLKRRLEDDAIELALPPDLSTSNCSSTSASTTQKRAKRSINFDNVKVYYFPRQQGFNCVPTAGGCTLGMGAMHIAFKTMTLAEHAAELRRAHRSQNQEQQQQQQLRLGGSSSDESEESEEDYLSEGSGSDADDGSNGFLQPVTPKQRRALLKAAGVRKIDASEKIDCRDIRNSREVCGCSCREFCDPETCACSQAGIKCQVDRAMFPCGCTREACGNTVGRVEFNPTRVRTHYIHTVMRLDMEQRQSQGAPVVASGNQSGLAYGNSSSASSGVSPAVAAAAAASSHCYFMQPQSNYSSGYASPAYTPETSVSYYQQQQQQQTPQSPVASSGSNAAAVQQSSYASSYPQLDSLDSGLFASGSNATPSYGELLTPTYHQTIGYGSAQLNSYSSYQQTTSTSGGSASPGSYSSCSVPSAPPYGNATTTASNATQYQHTNALETTVAASISSSSNCSVVTASNCSTVLGRLGSATVPADFISLNAPIGSSSRLSQINDLLQHNRNTTAALVAVSEGYAAATVRSSSSQSNSTIDSIDTPPIVEEAQRGSCMTFEELPPPLINPTPIVAVVEQPERKQQLLTLSSSPQPRQPLATACGEAVGGAGSGAVEGDVI, translated from the exons ATGAGGAGCATGTTCCGTCCTATCAAAAAGATTTTTACGTACATCCAAAAaaatgccagcaacagcacaatGTTTGGCAGCACAACAAGCGTAAACAGCGAGCTGGAAGTTGCCACAACTAGCGGcaagcaggaggaggaggagcaagCAGTGGCAGAGCAACAGGAGCAGGAACAGCAGCCACAGGATGAGGATGATATTGAGCGTCAAATTAAGACGTCCATCATTGATGCGAGTAAAGTGCatgcggcggcggcggctaAAGCAAAATTAATGGTGCCTCTGCAACTCGACGATGAGCTGGCGGATTTCGCGCATGAGCCGCTCACCGACGATGACGAAGTGCATCAGCATGTGGTGCACGAAGATGATGAGGAACTGGACGAACAGTATCTGGAGCTGGATAGTTTTCCCAACAATGAGATTATTGTGATCAGCGATAACGAGTTAAATTCATCGCTCGCCTCCGATAACATATCCGAGGATCCGTTGGCCATCGATGAGTtcacgcagcagcagcccgaggatgaggaggagggCATTGAGAACAATGGGGAGCTGCTCTGGCTAAAGCTGGATACTCCAATGCCGATGACAAGCGATGGCAATCACATTGATGGCCACACGATGGTGCTGCCTGAAGCTCCAGGCGAAGGCAACGCAACACCCAAGACGCCGGTGAAAACTAAAGAAGACGAACTGCGCAGCGATGGAGGCTCCGATTCGGGTTTGGGAAGCGAAAACGATCGACTCAATAACACGGCGACAACGattgcttcagcttcaactccTGTGGTAGCCACAACTGCGGTGAAACCTTTGCGGTCCAATTTGAAGCGCCGCCTGGAGGATGATGCCATTGAGCTGGCCCTGCCGCCCGATCTCTCCACGTCCAACTGCTCCTCCACCAGCGCCTCCACGACCCAGAAACGCGCCAAGCGTTCCATCAACTTTGACAACGTCAAGGTCTATTACTTTCCGCGGCAACAGGGCTTCAATTGTGTGCCCACCGCCGGCGGATGCACGCTCGGCATGGGCGCGATGCATATTGCCTTCAAGACCATGACGCTGGCGGAACACGCCGCTGAACTGCGACGTGCACATCGTAGCCAGAatcaggagcaacagcagcagcaacagttgcgcTTGGGCGGCTCGAGCAGCGACGAGAGCGAAGAGTCCGAGGAGGATTATTTGAGCGAGGGCAGCGGCAGCGATGCCGACGATGGCTCCAATGGCTTCCTGCAACCGGTGACGCCCAAGCAACGTCGGGCACTGCTCAAGGCAGCCGGTGTGCGCAAGATCGATGCGAGCGAAAAGATCGATTGCCGGGACATCAGGAATTCGCGTGAAGTGTGCGGCTGTTCGTGTCGCGAGTTTTGTGACCCCGAGACTTGCGCTTGCAGCCAGGCGGGCATCAAGTGTCAGGTGGATCGCGCCATGTTTCCGTGCGGTTGTACGCGTGAGGCATGTGGCAACACGGTGGGGCGCGTGGAATTCAATCCGACGCGTGTGCGCACCCATTACATACACACGGTGATGCGACTGGACATGGAGCAGCGACAGAGCCAAGGAGCGCCagttgtggcaagtggcaatcAGAGTGGCTTGGCGtatggcaacagcagcagcgcctcGAGTGGCGTCTCGCctgctgttgccgccgccgccgccgcttcCTCGCATTGCTATTTCATGCAGCCGCAATCAAACTACAGCTCCGGCTATGCCTCGCCAGCTTACACGCCCGAGACGAGCGTCAGCTActatcagcaacaacagcagcagcaaacgccACAATCGCCAGTTGCATCGTCAGGCagcaatgctgctgctgtccagcAGTCGAGTTATGCGAGCAGCTATCCGCAACTGGACAGCCTCGATTCGGGTCTCTTTGCCAGCGGAAGCAATGCCACGCCCTCGTATGGAGAGCTGTTGACGCCCACCTATCATCAAACCATCGGCTATGGCAGTGCTCAG CTCAACTCGTACAGTAGCTACCAACAGACGACGTCCACGAGCGGTGGAAGTGCATCGCCCGGATCGTACAGTTCGTGCTCGGTGCCATCGGCGCCACCTTATGGCAATGCGACGACGACAGCCTCGAATGCGACGCAATATCAGCACACGAATGCACTGGAAACCACCGTCGCAGCctccatcagcagcagcagcaactgctctGTGGTCACCGCCAGCAATTGCTCGACGGTGTTGGGACGCCTTGGCAGCGCCACAGTGCCTGCGGATTTTATCAGTTTGAATGCACCCATTGGCAGCTCGTCGCGTCTCTCGCAGATCAATGATTTGCTGCAGCACAATCGCAACACCACAGCCGCCTTGGTGGCAGTATCCGAGGGCTATGCGGCTGCCACAgtgcgcagcagcagcagtcaaagTAATAGCACCATTGACTCCATTGACACGCCGCCCATTGTGGAGGAGGCGCAACGCGGCAGTTGCATGACCTTTGAGgagctgccgccgccgctcaTCAATCCCACGCCCATTGTGGCCGTTGTGGAGCAACCCGAACGCAAGCAGCAGCTCTTAACGCTGAGCTCGTCGCCACAGCCACGTCAACCGTTAGCTACGGCATGCGGTGAAGCGGTAGGAGGAGCGGGATCCGGAGCGGTAGAGGGCGATGTCATCTAA
- the LOC132785567 gene encoding trans-1,2-dihydrobenzene-1,2-diol dehydrogenase-like, with the protein MSGKLIRWGIASAGKISEDFVIALSTLPASDHKVVAVAARDQARAAAFAKKHEIPTALGSYEELAKSKDVDVVYIGVLNPQHYEVSLLMLNAGKHVLCEKPLAMNQKQVQGILAAAKANKRFFMEAVWSRFFPSYQHVRQLIQAGSLGEIKEVVVNFGFPLENVDRLQKRELGGGVVYDLGIYTIQAAQWAFQEAPQKIESSGTTNSEGIDDDVSATLTYSGGRTARLRVSSKEKLDNLAVIKGTKGQVTLVDFWTPNKLIDIDGKEKEWLPPKGKHTTNYANSEAMRYEAEAVRQSILAGDVENKNVSYADSLLFAQIEDTIRRQVGVLNKYDEE; encoded by the exons ATGTCGGGCAAACTCATTCGTTGGGGCATCGCATCAGCTGGCAAGATCAGCGAGGATTTCGTTATTGCCTTGAGCACTCTCCCAGCCAGTGATCACAAGGTTGTCGCTGTGGCCGCTCGTGACCAGGCCCGAGCTGCTGCGTTTGCAAAGAAGCATGAAATCCCCACAGCCCTTGGCAGCTACGAAGAGCTGGCCAAGAGCAAGGATGTGG ATGTGGTCTACATTGGCGTGCTGAATCCCCAGCATTATGAGGTgtcgctgctgatgctgaacGCTGGCAAGCATGTGCTCTGCGAGAAGCCACTGGCCATGAACCAGAAGCAGGTCCAGGGCATCCTGGCCGCCGCCAAGGCCAACAAACGCTTCTTCATGGAGGCCGTGTGGTCGCGTTTCTTCCCATCATACCAGCATGTGCGCCAGCTTATCCAAGCTGGTTCTCTTGGTGAAATCAAGGAGGTCGTTGTCAATTTTGGCTTCCCCTTGGAAAATGTGGATCGTCTGCA GAAACGTGAGTTGGGAGGAGGCGTCGTCTACGATCTGGGCATCTACACCATTCAGGCAGCACAATGGGCCTTCCAAGAGGCACCACAAAAGATCGAATCGAGCGGCACCACCAATTCCGAGGGCATTGATGATGACGTCAGTGCCACACTCACTTACAGTGGTGGACGCACGGCACGCCTACGCGTCTCCTCCAAGGAGAAACTAGACAATTTGGCCGTGATCAAGGGCACCAAAGGACAAGTGACG CTGGTTGACTTCTGGACGCCCAACAAACTGATCGACATCGATGGCAAGGAGAAGGAGTGGCTGCCACCCAAGGGCAAGCATACCACCAACTATGCCAACTCCGAGGCCATGCGCTACGAGGCCGAGGCAGTGCGTCAATCCATTCTTGCCGGCGATGTGGAGAACAAGAATGTCAGCTATGCCGACAGTTTGCTCTTTGCCCAGATCGAGGACACCATTCGCCGACAGGTCGGTGTGCTGAACAAGTACGATGaggaataa
- the LOC132785517 gene encoding uncharacterized protein LOC132785517, with translation MILRTNLWLLAQLLLLATLLQPQVEAKDEDYSGGDVSAGGGGDDIYDPVQQEAAVEDEEQRNSLEAEDNSLQSNQTDNALPDATTEKPLAPLTTEAPTSTERDENTAAEVIEDAPTQKQETKMQKPRKQSQEYYYDEEQPQEEQPMATTTTVPEYVRKAKAERYPQEYMQDAAGEQPVEQQTQRVQHEEEEEIIYHDEPQQPQAHMQQLPTANKAKAFKPSSDEYYYDEQLDQVAATTPRISTTESPPMPVLQSRFGGFIGWPTLTPNNAPLPTVVALAAPTTTTSPTTRSTTTSTTTTTTTTTPAPRKQSKHIHLAKPELLPADQLRNYIKDVYIRMPLAVIVDPSAASLEQAKRLYIDALQDKNINIKIVLVTLNPSGLPSAFSFNNTREFIAGLNSTKEHEGGNAFEGVLQAAELVPYDSAIFISTAVIPPHTELVQDTAITLLKKRIRLFMLWYGERAASENETEEAVGGILGEVAIRSGGEIIHIVSTEHGQHIAGNTLTLVSDEYQGSQELELPVDTTLSSLHVRIDADMRRATLATPNGDINLKKLVKFKSTNDTRYGNNNNTNELDAYVPLNKLRKAAIIKLQLTPEVSNKKYNVFVRAERKADVFLGDIIKRIDSYYSQSESDAKWSSQARMAKLKFPETREKLENEIDVAPKSEVETFSETELVTSLNQTQFAAATGEPQRASLSAMLLQRCGTKIELNTQSQLLVTAGQMATLLYEVTNMRSERVYQTVQVTDERRFLVQLSPTSFNLGAGATATVRLQVLVPTGTAAGTTDRITFTSYGRETATMAVSLKVISSIDAQDSTGPTLSWEFGNRCDYVTNDAQSCGDRFWTLDITAQDWQSGMLRLQTTPADGLFYRNYYTAGTTEPLKATYMASCCEPKVAITAFDAAGNQRSINIDVRDIVLTEAAIAAICLGCILLLLLIVLLVWSIIWCCKRRKVSLELPTYRSHSTRSME, from the exons ATGATACTCCGAACGAATCTTTGGCTGCTCgcacagttgctgttgctggcaacGCTGCTGCAGCCACAAGTGGAGGCCAAGGATGAGGATTACAGTGGTGGAGATGTGAGCGCAGGTGGCGGAGGCGATGACATCTACGATCCTGTGCAACAGGAGGCGGCAGTCGAGGATGAGGAGCAACGCAACAGCCTCGAGGCTGAGGACAACTCGCTGCAGTCCAATCAAACGGACAATGCGCTGCCCGATGCGACCACCGAGAAGCCACTTGCACCACTTACCACCGAGGCGCCAACATCGACAGAGCGAGATGAGAACACTGCCGCCGAGGTTATTGAGGATGCACCCACACAGAAGCAGGAaaccaaaatgcaaaaaccaaGGAAGCAATCGCAAGAATACTACTACGATGAGGAGCAGCCACAAGAGGAACAACCCATGGCAACCACAACCACAGTGCCCGAGTATGTGCGCAAGGCCAAGGCGGAAAGGTATCCCCAGGAATATATGCAGGACGCCGCGGGTGAACAGCCCGTGGAGCAGCAAACGCAGCGCGTGCAGCACGAGGAAGAAGAGGAAATCATCTATCACGATGAGCCACAACAGCCGCAGGCGCACATGCAACAGCTGCCCACGGCCAACAAAGCGAAAGCCTTCAAGCCCAGCTCTGATGAATACTACTATGATGAGCAGCTGGATCAAGTGGCGGCCACAACACCGAGAATCAGCACAACAGAATCGCCTCCGATGCCCGTGTTGCAGTCGCGATTTGGCGGCTTCATTGGTTGGCCCACTTTGACACCCAATAATGCGCCACTTCCTACCGTTGTTGCACTTGCcgccccaacaacaacaacttcaccCACAACGAGAAGCACAACAACttcgacaacaaccacaaccacaacaacaacgccggCGCCTCGCAAGCAATCGAAGCATATTCATCTGGCCAAGCCGGAACTGTTGCCAGCGGATCAGTTGCGCAACTACATCAAGGATGTGTACATTCGAATGCCGCTCGCCGTCATCGTGGATCCCTCGGCTGCGTCGCTGGAACAGGCCAAGCGACTATACATCGATGCGTTGCAGGACAAAAATATCAACATCAAAATTGTGCTGGTCACACTGAATCCATCGG GCTTGCCATCAGCTTTCAGCTTTAATAACACACGCGAATTTATTGCGGGCTTGAACAGCACCAAGGAGCACGAGGGCGGCAATGCGTTTGAGGGCGTGCTGCAGGCCGCCGAACTTGTGCCCTACGACAGTGCCATATTCATATCGACAGCTGTGATACCGCCACACACCGAATTGGTGCAGGACACAGCCATCACGTTGCTCAAGAAACGCATACGC ttGTTTATGCTGTGGTATGGCGAACGCGCCGCCAGCGAGAATGAAACCGAGGAGGCTGTGGGCGGCATACTGGGCGAGGTGGCCATTCGCTCAGGCGGCGAAATCATACACATTGTGAGCACCGAACATGGACAGCACATAGCGGGCAATAcg TTAACACTCGTGTCGGATGAGTATCAGGGCTCCCAGGAGTTGGAGCTGCCCGTGGATACTACGCTATCCAGTTTGCATGTGCGCATCGATGCCGACATGCGACGTGCAACACTGGCAACGCCCAATGGCG ataTCAATTTAAAGAAACTAGTGAAATTCAAGTCCACAAACGATACACGATatggcaataacaataatacaaatgaaCTCGATGCCTACGTACCGCTCAACAAGCTGCGCAAAGCGGCAATAATCAAGCTGCAACTGACGCCCGAAGTCAGCAATAAGAAATACAATGTTTTTGTGCGCGCCGAACGTAAAGCTGATGTTTTTCTGG GTGATATCATCAAGCGCATCGATAGCTATTACTCCCAAAGCGAGAGCGATGCCAAATGGTCTTCCCAGGCACGCATGGCCAAATTAAAGTTTCCCGAGACTCGCGAGAAActggaaaatgaaattgatgtTGCACCCAAAAGTGAAGTGGAAACATTTTCGGAAACAGAACTCGTTACGAGTCTCAATCAGACACAATTTGCGGCAGCTACGGGTGAACCACAGCGCGCCAGCTTGAGTGCAATGTTGTTGCAACGTTGTGGCACCAAAATCGAATTGAATACCCAATCACAGCTACTGGTGACAGCGGGACAAATGGCGACGCTGCTTTATGAGGTGACGAACATGCGCAGCGAACGCGTCTATCAAACGGTGCAGGTAACCGACGAGCGACGTTTTCTAGTGCAGCTCAGTCCAACGAG CTTCAATTTGGGCGCTGGCGCAACTGCCACCGTGCGTCTCCAAGTGCTGGTGCCCACGGGAACTGCGGCGGGCACCACGGATCGGATCACTTTCACCAGCTATGGCCGTGAAACGGCAACCATGGCGGTTAGTCTGAAGGTCATCAGCAGTATTGATGCGCAG GATTCCACTGGACCAACGCTATCCTGGGAGTTTGGCAATCGCTGCGACTATGTGACCAATGATGCCCAAAGCTGTGGCGATCGTTTCTGGACTCTGGATATCACAGCACAAGATTGGCAATCGGGCATGTTGCGCTTGCAGACAACGCCAGCGGATGGTTTATTCTATCGGAATTATTATACCGCCGGCACCACAGAGCCACTAAAAGCCACCTATATGGCATCGTGTTGCGAACCCAAAGTTGCCATCACCGCCTTTGATGCGGCAGGAAATCAACGTAGCATTAATATCGATGTGAGAGATATTGTTTTAACCGAAGCGGCGATAGCAGCAATTTGTCTTGGTTGCATTTTATTACTGCTGCTGATTGTCTTGCTGGTGTGGAGCATTATTTGGTGTTGCAAGCGTCGCAAGGTATCGCTTGAGCTGCCTACATATCGTTCGCATTCCACACGCAGCATGGaatag